CGCGTGTCGAGCCGCACCTTCTCGACCGTGTCGGCGCTGCGAAATCGCACGTTGGTCTTGCGCCCGTCCTGCAGGTTCTTCATCTCGACCTGCATGTAGGCCCCGCCCTTGCCGGGCTGGGTGTGCTGGATCTTCGCGACCTTCCAGATGCCGCCTTCATATTCGATGATATTGCCGGGGCGAATATCGACGCCGCTGATCTTCATGGGGCTGAGTGCCTTTGTATCCGAAGGAACGGGCGCGCACTCGCACGGCGCGCCGCAGAAATGAAGCGCGCCAATAGCCGAGCCGGTGGGGGTCGGCAAGCGCAGCGACAGCCGCCGGCCATGGATGGTTAACGAACTGGCCTCCAGTACCGCACAATGATATGTCATGGACCTATGGGATTATTGCCATGAAAACGCGCTACGTCCTGATCCTGACGGCGATAGCGGCAGCGATTGCCGCCGCCTCTCCATTCGCCACGCAGGCGCAGGATCCGAATGCGCCCGTCCCCGGCGGAATGCTGCGGACGATGCCGCACGGCACCTATCAATGCGCGCTGCCGGGCGATGCGGCGGGCAAGGCGTTTGAAGTGGTCGAGGCGGAGCAGTTCCGGATCGGAACGGCATCGAGCTATCGCAGCGAAGGTGGGCGCGGCGTCTACATCATGCGCGGCGA
The Erythrobacter sp. JK5 DNA segment above includes these coding regions:
- a CDS encoding elongation factor P — protein: MKTRYVLILTAIAAAIAAASPFATQAQDPNAPVPGGMLRTMPHGTYQCALPGDAAGKAFEVVEAEQFRIGTASSYRSEGGRGVYIMRGDELTFTRGPRKGETFRRVGTNQLRKLENGVETKLLCTRLGGSG